The following DNA comes from Vigna radiata var. radiata cultivar VC1973A chromosome 4, Vradiata_ver6, whole genome shotgun sequence.
CATCCTCGGTATGATATTGAAAGCTATTTGTCTTAGTTTTAAGCAATTGCCTAAGTCAAGAAATTGAAGCTTATCCAATTGCCCAAATTCAAGAGGCAAATTTTCTATATTAGATCCTGAAAAAGTAAGGATTCTTAAATTCTTTAACTCACCAATGATTGATAGGTTCTCTCCTAAAGAGCACCCCTCCAAACAAagcattctcaatttttttaggCATTTTATTGATGAAGGTAAGCAAGATAAATCAATACCAGCCAGTACCAACACTCTGAGTCGAACCATAGATTTAAAAAGTTGATCTGgtatttcaaaagattcatttttatTGTCAATATGTAAGACTTCGAGTCTAGGACAATGTATACTCTCAGGAAGCTCATCATTGATGTCACAAAAGTGTAGAAAAATGGCAGAGTAcctttcaaagtcattttcgtGAGGCCACTCATCAAGTACTGCATTTTTCATAAAAAGCACGTGTTTTTCCTTGGATAATATTGAAAGAGCAACATCTCGCACAATGTCATGCATGTTGAAGCGGTCAATAGAATAACTTTTAACCAACAAACTCGATTCTTCTAGCTCTTGTATAATCTCCTTTACTCTTTTCCTTGCATTTGTAATTGTGTGGACTCCTGGAAGCAAATTCAAACCAACACAAAATTTCACCAAGTCCATAATCAAAGCATCATTTCCCATTCTTGCACAGTGTAAGAAAATACTCTTAAGCTCCTCATTTTTTAGATGATCATAGCTCAACTTTATTGAGAAGTCAGTAAATCCCCATTCTGATGtaaaattttgtcttttaatttgttGACAGACATCTTCCCATGTGGATAAGCTTTTATTCTTTAGTGTCCTTCCTATGGAAACTAAGGCTATTGGAAACCCAGCACTCCATTTGGCAATTTCAGTAGCATTCTTATCAAACTCAGAATTTTTCACACCAACAACTTTCTTAAGCAAAGTCTCTGATTCCTTTTCATCGAGCACTCCTACCGAAAATATTGAGCTTTGTTGAACATCCATTTCATTACATAATACTTGTTTATTTCTAGATATTAGAAGAATTTTGCCTCGTCTATAATCGTTAGacaacttttcctttttcatcttATCCAAATCAACTTTTGACAACTCTTTGATTTCTGTCTTATTATAACCAAAATCAGATGGGTCATTGTTGGAACCAAAATCAGACATGTCATTGACTTCTTGTTGGCTTGCATCATCATTACATGGAATCCCAAGTTTATTAAAGTCCAATCTAGCCCAAAGATCATCAAGGATAATAAGGGTGCTCTCCTTTTCATTCTTTAACCTCTTTCGAATACGATCTACTCTTGCAATCTCACTTTCCCCTTCCAATTTCATTCCTAGCATGCCAGCAATTTGCTCTTGAATGTTTTTGAAGTCAGGATTTCCTGTAATATTTGCGATGATGACTATCTTGAACAACTTCTTTTCTCGAGCTTTCTTAGCAATTTCTTTGACTAAAGTGGTCTTTCCCACACCACCAGGCCCATAAACTCCAATCAAACCAACTGTAGAGTCTTGCAGTGCTTTCATGATCATCTCCATAGTTTTAGTTCTTGATCCAAAGCTTTCATAACCATTGTTTGAAAAAGTAGCATCAATGGATGGAAATTCTTGGTACGAAACATTGTCAAAAGAAGTTTTCCAAAGCTCATCTCCTATGATTTCCTTCACCATCTTTGTAGCTTTTCTGCCCAGTTGATACCTCAGTCGGAAATTATTCGGAAAGAAACCAAATGAGCAAATTGTCTTTGCATGACATTCAtcattaatataacttttatattcttttatcttatCATCCATGAGCGTTAAGCAATGATGAACGtccttttcaatttcttctgcATTCCTTAGTGCATTATCAACTTGATGTTGTAGTCTCTCCTTATTATGTTCCAACTTCTCAATGTAAGATTCCAACTCTCTAATTTTgtctttgtaattaaaaaagtaacCCACTTGTCGTTTGACCACACTTGCAGTAATATTAAGTGCACTTTCAGTAGCTGTAGAGACAATTGGATCCATGGTCCCT
Coding sequences within:
- the LOC111241518 gene encoding putative disease resistance protein At5g05400, which codes for MDPIVSTATESALNITASVVKRQVGYFFNYKDKIRELESYIEKLEHNKERLQHQVDNALRNAEEIEKDVHHCLTLMDDKIKEYKSYINDECHAKTICSFGFFPNNFRLRYQLGRKATKMVKEIIGDELWKTSFDNVSYQEFPSIDATFSNNGYESFGSRTKTMEMIMKALQDSTVGLIGVYGPGGVGKTTLVKEIAKKAREKKLFKIVIIANITGNPDFKNIQEQIAGMLGMKLEGESEIARVDRIRKRLKNEKESTLIILDDLWARLDFNKLGIPCNDDASQQEVNDMSDFGSNNDPSDFGYNKTEIKELSKVDLDKMKKEKLSNDYRRGKILLISRNKQVLCNEMDVQQSSIFSVGVLDEKESETLLKKVVGVKNSEFDKNATEIAKWSAGFPIALVSIGRTLKNKSLSTWEDVCQQIKRQNFTSEWGFTDFSIKLSYDHLKNEELKSIFLHCARMGNDALIMDLVKFCVGLNLLPGVHTITNARKRVKEIIQELEESSLLVKSYSIDRFNMHDIVRDVALSILSKEKHVLFMKNAVLDEWPHENDFERLNSYKIVIGEFNLLNLLTVGEFRVPDKYEEVKFLAINLKEGIDIHSEKWIKMLFKTVERLNS